The DNA segment gctatcgcgccatgataaccgactatttgattaCTGAAATAGAAGCTAGTGATCTCAGTGACATTTGGTATCAACAAGACAGAGCGTTGTAAGCGTCTTGTCATCAGTAATGATTCGTTGCATGAATGTTGGGCATTTCTTTTGCGACTTCTACTCGATGTAATATTTGCAAAGATTGAGGTCTTTTGGTATAAACAAAGCATTAACTAGAATGTATTCAGTTGATTCATTCTATAAGaaatgttgagatcctctgctatctcaCCGATTTCAACAACATAACGaatttcaagcactgtttctgtAACAATATCGCCATCACGGCCTGCAATGAATGTTTTGTGGCACTAAAATACTTGTGTATCGATTCGGTTTGACAATCCGTGTCATTTTTGATCTTGAGTATATACGCCAAGCATCACGTGGCTTTTAGATTGTTATATAGAATAGTTCAGTATAGTTCATTTAGGCAAAGTGTAAGTTCAACTTCTTAgttcaaattcatattttttactcaaaaaaaaaattttgttgaatgcgatttattttttaatttttaaaagcatgTGTGACTTTTcggttttgaattttcaaaaatatattcataattaaaagtaaatgttATCTACTGAATTGCGGTACGTATTAcatgtattttattaatatctACCCTAATCGCTTCTCTtcgaattataaaaacaaaaaaaactcacTCTTTATGAGTCTATTTAATTATGATCTTTATATTAGAGGCCTATAAGTGGATGCAAATTACTCAATATAGACATTAATGGAACACAATTATGGGCAATAATTGGGTTAGTGCTATTTGGagctatttatatacatacatagaattatgtatgtacgtgtatgtCAGTCTGTGTATACACGGTGTAGCCGAACTGCGTAGGAAGTTGCCGGCAACTGTTGACTTCTCTCAAAAGAAAACAGAATTACAGTGAAGATGTACACATGGTGGATGCAACAGATTAATTGTTAATACCAAGACTTAAAATAACTAAACACACGGAAAGTATATTGAAAACAGCAGGAGAAATATGCAGTGTCGAATGTGAAGAGAGGAATGACACGTTGTAAATTGCTTCTGTCTAATGAGGAATTTCGCAAGGGGGAGAAATAATACtacaaaaatatcgataaaaatatttggGCTGGAAACATTATCATAACAATATCcggcaataaaaaatgtaaatacatataactCTTTACTGTGATTGACGCCGATACCCGCAGTTACTATCGTAATTCAGATGACAAGGACTCGTGTCAAAATTATTGACAGGCGAAAAAAGGAaggttttgaatttaattagtttaaaaatatataaatttatcttCAGAAGATCGATTTACTTTGTAATTCCTGGTAGAATGAGAAGTAAAGGAAAACTGCGGAGAACGGACTACGATGAACTGAGCTCAACCGCTCAGAGCCAATAAAAAATTGcctgtttaattttaaaatcaacgCGGCTTTCGTATTGTAATTGATAGAGCAACGCAAACCCACTAACCAGGGTCTAATTAACGAGACCAAATGGTCAATAGGCCAAATTCTAACAAATATAAAGAGTCTAACCAAAAAGAACGACgtggttttaaaataaaataaaacactcaaatttggtgaaaatggaactttttgttttgcagTTAATTGAGGTCATttatgatttgaacaaaatgtccGTCAAATGGCCTCGACGGCACCATTTGCATGTCTCTACgcgtttacgccaattttcaATGAACTATAGTACGCTGATTGTTGTCTTCGAGCTCCTTGATCGTTGCTAGTTGATTGCAGTAATCCTTTGATTTAGCATACCCTCAGAGAAAATAATCtagaggcgttaaatcgcatgaccTTGGCGGCCGTTTGGCTGGACCATTTCTATTTTCTGAATGGATCGCCAAACTTTGCATGCAATGTTTCCATGTTTAGACGTGAAACACGATAGGGCGCACcgtaatttttcgaaatagaGATCGTACATTGCGATTTTATCAATTTCCGGGGAAAAAAACAGTCAGCATCGTATTATAACGTTCGCTATTGATGGTAACTGCATTGTCTGCCTCATTTCGAAGTCCCTATGATGGCACCATACCACAATCTGCACAAAACGTTCAATTTTTGGGGATGCAATTGCGTTCTACACTAAAATTTGACTGTCGCCAATAGCGACAAtttgtttgttgacgaagccattgagccagaaataggcctcttctgagaagatgattttttcACTAacgaatttatgaattttttggcGAAAATTAATTAGCGTAATAATCTTGAACAATTTCCATGTTTGTACCATAGTGAAACGTGACCTGCTGAAATTCCTAACCTTACTGAATACAatgacaaaattttacaaaaaaaaaccataaaaacgCAAGGCAAAAAACCATCAAAATCACGTCATCCTTATTGCTAGATGCTGTATTTATGAACTATTCAAGTGACATGTGAACCAAAACATTCAAttctaattataaaatatactagaatacatacatatatgtatagtacttcacgtatataaatgtacaaaatataaatgTCGTTAATTAAgtgcattcaaaaattttacggTTGGATCGCCAAGGGAGTTTTTACCACACATTCACTTAATTTTCACTGGCACATAACTGCATGGAGGCACACGCAGATAATAGCGAAAATCTATCATATTGATGCATTCCTTCCAGCAGTTGATGCAATTATTTCGTGTATGAAAACTTTATGACCCATCAATTCCATTAATAGCTCTTACGCCACTGCACACGAAATGTGAAGAGcgaaatctatatacatacatacatactagtatgtatattcatatatataacgGTATGTAGGTGCCGAATACAGTGTAAATTGGATTACCACAAGATTATGTCGGAACTTGGCTAGTAGCAGCGAGAAGTGGTATAAGTTCGCATGCTTGTAAATAGTACTAATGAGGTGACAAGTGTGATGTACTTTTGGGAATAATACACATTTTCACTTACACTCTAACTGGACGCAGAATATGAGAGCATTTTTCTTGCTGCGTACTTCCAAGATCACAAATGTCGTTTTCTACTATAAAAAGTAGACTTTAAAATGATCTCTCCGAATCTCTAGAGTTTGGTATGGCTGTTATAGAACCCATATCAAAGATTAAAATTGAACTAGTCACTTTTAAGGCAACCTATTACACGCATGCTCATCAAAGCCTATTTGCATATTCGCACATATTTGTGgatattaaatattacaaattgttTGCGTTCGTTTACAACGTCAGCGTTGCATCGTTGCTTTGAAATGCTTTccaataaaataactttaatgaCTGAAACTCCTTATGCGAAGCTACTTAATATTCTGTAAGCATTGGGCGCTTACtcaaaatccataaaaaagtgggaagtacattaaaaaatatacgcactgcttgtttgtttgtgttcatAGCCAAATGAAGCAACGATTCACCGAAATTTTAATGATGAATTACCAGAaataatgacgaaaatttcggCATTGCAATGGAGTGCAACGAAGTTAAAACAATAAACTTGAAGATCATACAATTTGAATacttatagtacatatgtatgtatatatttcctcATATTGCAtaagtatatgtttgtatttgctAGTTAGCCATTGCATAAACACGCAAATTTTTACGAAGTGGGTGGTTCGCGGTTTCATAAGCGTTCTGTATATagctttatgattttttaaaagaaagctGCGCTGGTACTGCAATTCTTCTGCAGGAGATAGCCGATTATGGAAATGTAACAACGAGGGCAACGtagaaaatttgcttttatgaaAGAGCTtccaaaattttgtgttttatgaGGTGTGAACCCATTCTTACATAAACATAATGCCCAACTGATTGCGATGATTCCGGGTCACAATCTGTAAACTGTTAGTAAGGCAATGGAAATAATCTTTATTTCTTTGATGACAAATCCTTTGCATGGTAAAAGCTAATATATGAAGCGAtggattttttatgaaatttatggATCAATTAAGTTTTCCTGTATTAACAACGATGCTGCGCTTAAAGAAAAGTTGAAGTTGTCCCGTATTCAAAGTTGAcaattagtaaaatatatttgtttaagtgAGTTTATGTTAAATTGAAAGGAAAGTCAAGAATTCTCCATATTAAggagttatatacagttagaattttcaaaaattaatttttaaaatgttattttcttaatgtacatatgtgcatacatatacaatatttaagATTACACAgagaaaatttcatgaatattttcgaagttacacgcaaatttggaaaggcgtttcagagtgtTTGGAAGTACAAGAccgaactttaaacgcgtttctctcaaaataatgttttcaaAGTACCAAAAACGAACATTTTTTCTCActgatattatttttctttcataagCAATTTAtggccgaaattttggtcaaaaatctattttttttttttttttttgagaaaccatcgttttgccaaaaaattttattttgcttatttcttcgattaattactagatttaacattactttaacgaaatctgtttgtttttaatttcagaggatccagttcagagatatggtggtcaccgcaaaacgtttttttttgagaggagctcccggagatcagctgtagttcgtttccaaataaatatttttactaacattaagtcttaaaatacagttaagaGATACCACAAGGTGTGTAcaaatttttcgcttttttgggtcttctaactgtatacaacgccttaaaatattatacaattaggggtttcatatagtctcacatatttataagttataacaaaccgaaaacatagcgttgagaattgtaattgcgtaaactcatttttgtatgtaatccaacaacaatttttttaaacaagtgtaaaattgTATGATTTCGTGATTTTACGATTTGCTATGACAAGTTAGGAGTCCTCTAAATTATAACTTTCGTGAGAAATGAACGAAAGGAGTACAATAGTTGGTCTGCATAGGTGATGTTGTCGGGAGATGTGTAGTTGTCGtagcaacatatgtatgtctgtagaACATTTCTGAAATACTTTCGGAGAACACTTTCAAGTTAAGAGCCGCTGATCGGAAAAAAATACAGATTCACTCTAGTGAGATTGAGTGATTTTAAGAGCAGCCACATTCTTCTCTTCGTTTTAACAACAAATATGagcaaacaaaaactaatatttaaaacaaagtaaataatataGGAGTGCATTTCATGAATTTGCTCAAACTATTCGATGAAAGCACCCGATTTGTATGGTTATATACatagtacgtacatacatacatatgtacacacatatgtcatGTAAAAATGCACTGTTTTATTCAGCTTTCTCAGCACTCATACGCCACCACCGCTggcacacacaagcacacatatacaatgtatgtatgtatatatacgaatatatgcatacatacatatgttgtgtGCTTACTAATACCGCTACACAGCAATTCATCACTAATCACTCATCCGGCAATGTCAATCGCAATCACCTGCCTCACGACCTGTGTCGGGCGCGCAATAACTCACTGCACGACACCCTCCCACCCTACCGCAAATGCCAATACCAACAATCGCAAGAGTCGTGGCAGCTGATCGAATCGAATTATTGAATTTTCCACCCTCCTGCATTGGCAGCAAATACGCAACACAAAATCAATTGCTTCGTTTATTTCATATTCACACGCGatctcttatttatttatatcgcAAATGATTGTTGTGCGTTGCATATGCAGCGCTATTTCCGTTTTCGACATTCACTTTCAGTAAAAGAACACTACATTTTGTTTGGCTtttatttgttgaattattcAATGGCGCATTGTAGCATGATTTTAGGCGCTGCTGCTGCTCACCTAGTAGTTGTGAGTCGCGTGCATTTACTTCACacaatttttagaatatttcacaaaacttatttagacattttttattcgtgcttgaaattattttgacttttttctgtaattttttgatTGGAATTTTGTGCAGTGATTTTTGAATGTTGGTGCAGTGacaataatcaaaacaaaaaacaaactgtCAGTGACgatttgttgttggcgttgtagATTTTTatcattgttttgttttgctcagTGCTGACAAGTGTTGCCACATGCGAGGTATGCGCATGTAGCCAGCTTGTTCTAGTTTCTGTGGTGAATAGGTGAATTATCAGTTGGAAAGagagtaaatatatgtatgtgtgtgacattttacataaaatttaatatattatttaaaaaatgtgtaaactgTCAGTCAAacctatattttgaaatttttgaaatattaaggcGAGCAATTACAAATATGCCTTCTGTAGActttctttttgaaattattatatccATTGGGTAAACTTGGTAAATAGGTTTATCGCTCGAACTCTTACAAAAAACGTGCCGCGagatatacaaatataactTTCACGAACAAATTGTTTATGTCGCTTAAAATTATTCTATATTTCGTTAGTTTGTATTCCTTTGGTAAACAAAACATAggggatgttcgagtctcaatcactgcggcaGTATAGCAAGGCATCATATTCGACGCAAAAATGTTACAATATAAGTATCAGCTGAGTATCTGCAGAAAAACAACACTGTCGCAATATTGctgcagttatttgcttgctcgaacatccccatattttattatttcgtcCTGATAAGTTTTCCATAGTACAAGTATATTTGCATGTATTTCGGCGTAAAAACTAGTTCAatactgcttttgttgttgctgtagcggcAGAAAGTATTATTGAAGACATTTCGAGGCATGGTGCCGAGTAGACAGTCCTTGACCGAATAAAAATCCGgctccgttccggttacttaaacCCAAATTTCGTAGGAACGAGTTCTATGCTGCTCGTCGCTAACATTCCTCACTAACGACATATTCAAAAAAGTGTTCGTTCGAAATCGCTCTTGTCCATGAAAtccattgctttaaaaaatctcggtaaaaaaataattgactcCAAAGGTTTCTAGTACTCTACTTACAAAATAAGAGTTATTTgtcaacttttatttattatttattgacttTTAAACAATTCACGGTATAAGAGTTAAAGAGTAAGCCTTTTGTTTTGCCTTTACGATTTGAAAGTAACAACGTGAGAGTATTATTTGTCAAGAAAAAAGCTTACTATTCAATTTTTTGcgtaaattatttaaactcaataaataagcgaaaataaaaatcaaaatataacaattattttgtgaggaaaaaatataaattgaaaaataattattaaacttGATTGAATTAGCTTATTTCCTCATAACTGTTACGACCCCtgaattaaaccaaaaaaatacacacttaaagttaaagtttgatcATTTCAATTTTCGGACGTTTATTTGCAGTGGAAACAATGACAGCACATACTATTTCATTTTCCATATACACATATccgtatactatacatatattggtaaTTTTGTTTCTTATAAACTTATGTAAAGGCACATTTTCAATGTATTGTTTATTGTACCTagttaatatttattgtttcattattttttaattttcgtttacattaattttaaatatcataagaaatatattttagcaGTACATTAACTTGTAttattatacaaatacaaatacaaaaaaggcaaatacattttatataaaatatatgaatatgcttatggaaatatatatttatgtatatatgtatgttgatcGTAAATGACACTTCAGTGCGGCATGTTTaaaatgacatatgtatgtatgtaggtatgtttatacttatttacttaaagcTATTACACAAAATCACTTTaacacttacaacaacaactacaaatgatagcgataaaataaaataattaaaaattagaattacAAGTGCTTATTTGCATTTGTGCTTAAAAGTACGCGCTACCCTaactacatgcatatataagtttatgtatgtatgtgcgtagcGAATGTTTTTATGCACTATATCGGTTGATCTGGACTTTTcacaaaagcaaagaaaataaaatttacatatatacactctTAAGGTTTGAAGGGCTGGCTTATAGCGTAATCACGAGCAGCAGTTCTTTTGTCAAAAGTCCATAGACACGAATGTACATGTGTGACGGAGTTAATGCAACTACAAAATTCCACtagaataaaaaaagttgcgTTTTCGCTTGGCAAACTCATTCAAATTGAGTACAATTCTTAGTTACTAGACACAGCAACGCTTTTACTCCATTTTCGATTTCAAGTTCAATTCGTGCGCCTGGAAAAAgtcattattaattattattattattgtaaaaacATATATAGCGTCAATCACTTACTTTCTGCGCAACTCTAGTTAGATTTTCAGCTGTTGACTTGCCCGTTTGCTGCACCATGCCGTGGAAAATCTTCGCTTCGCTCTTTGTTAAGAGCTCATATGGCGTGCCAAACTCCACCACTTGACCAGCGTCCATGACTAACACCTTGTCCGAATCCATAACCGTGTTCAACCTGTGTGCGATTGTGAGTACAgtgcaatttttgaatttatctcTGATGGTCAACTGTATGAGCGCATCCGTCTGTGGATCCACATTCGCGGTGGCCTCGTCTAATACCAAAACACGATTCTCACGTAGTATAGCGCGTGCTAAGCAAACTAATTGACGTTGACCAACACTGAAGTTGGCGCCGCCTTCAGAGATTTTACTTTGCAGACCACTAGGCAACTCAGCAACGACATTCTTCAATTTAACCTTTGTGAAGCCAATAAAAAACCACAAGTAATTTTAGCATTTGCTAAAAGCAATCGAAAATACGCACTCACCTCTTCAAGCGCCTCCCACAATTTGGCATCCGTATACTCATCGAATGGATCCAAATTGTAGCGCATAGTGCCGGAGAAGAGCACCGGCTCCTGTGGTATAATTGAGACTTTGCTGCGCAAATCATGCAAACCCATTTCTTTGGTGTCACGTGAGTCGATAACTATCGAACCGTCATTGTATGAAAGTCTGAAAAGCGCATTGATAAGCGATGACTTGCCCGCACCAGTACGTCCCACTATGCCCACTTTTTCGCGTGGTTTGATcacaaaatttagtgattttaacaCATACTCGGCCTTTGGATCAGGGAAGTAGCGCAGACTTAGTTCATCAAAGACGATTTTACCTTCTTCTGGCCAGGTTTTTGGTGGTTTCTTATCGGCAGACGATTCCAACTCACCCTCCGGCTCGATGTCATCATACTCTACTACACGCTCCACCGCGGTCATAGTGTTCTCCAACTCAGCTGATTGACGCATGCCCCATTGCACCATGCCCGTCATGCCCATGGCCTGTGTGATGGCCAAGCCCACATCGCCGCCATTAGCCGGTGGAAAGAGGAAAAAACTCAGTGTTATTATGGCAATATAGATAATGCAGCAGCAGTCAAGCCAGTAGCCGAATGCGCGTGATGTGGAGATGAACATATAAAATGCGGAGCTGTGCAGGTCCTGATAGTTGTCGAACTCATAGATGAGCACACGTTGAGCGCCATAAGCGCGTATCGTCGACAAGCCAGAAAGCGAGGCAGCCATGTGGGAGTAGATGGGTGAGCGCGCTAAATgagaatgcaataaaaaaaaattactgtcCATATTTAATATTAGAAGGGAATTCCACCATCACCACTTACTTATTGCCTCCAATCGCTTAACATCTCTTGACGTCTGCAAGTAGAACGATCTCAAGTAGTAGAAGAATATTGCCAATATAGCTGTTGGTAGTAGGAAGATTGGATTCACaacggcaataacaacaacaatgccgaAAAGGGAAAGGAATATCTGTATGACGTCCATCATAACTGATGGCAATATCTCATCGACCTGACCCATATCCTTAGAGAAGCGATTCAATATGCGACCGGCGGGATTTGTGTTGAAAAAGTACATCGCAGCGCGCGTGATGCCGCGGAACATGGAGTTGTGCAGATTAGTGGAAGCTTTCATGGCCACATTGAAGAAGAGGAAGCTACGCGCGAGCGTGATGACAACCGTAGCCACGGTTATGCcggtaaatatgtaaatatccaACATTTCAGCATCCATGTCGACACCTACATCGCGCAACAGAGTCATGAATGTCGATTCCTGTTCAGGTAGCGCTGTTGACGGCAGTGTAGTCGTATCGTTGAAACTATCAAAAGTGTCATCGATGCGCGTCTCATTGATGTTAGCTGAATACATCTTACCATCGCGACCCTTTTTGGCTACCCTACGAACGATTAAAGGTTTAGCATAAGTTGATGTTTCCGTCGATATAATACACAAAGTCAAAGTCATGCCAATACACTTACCAGTAGGCCAAAAACCAATCACCGCCTGAAGCAAGCAGCTGCGACAACATACAGAAGAACAGCATGATAAAGAATGTGAGAAAACCGCCACCGGCACGGAAATATTTCTGATATAATTCCAAACCAATCTTGCCTTCCTCTTGTGTCTCTTGCTGTTGCATTGGTGTTTCTTCAACATATGAGTCTGCTACAGAATTCAGCGAGGCCTCACTATTTCGGCGATTGCTATAAACTTTGCTACTGGACCGCGAGCGCGACTTTTCCTCTACCGCCTCCTCTTTCTCGGGATCAGCCAAGAGGTTTGCGAAATCTAAACCGGATTCCCGCAATGAGTCATATGTGCCCACGGCACTAACACGTCCTTTTTCCATGATAACAATTTGATCGGCCTGCTGTAGGAACTGCAATTGATGTGTGATCAGCACCACGATGTGTTCGCGCAGAAAACCGCGCATACACTGATCGAAGAGATGACGGCCCACGTGAGTGTCTACCGCACTCAGTGGATCGTCCAGCAGATAGATTGAGGTTTCACGGTATACTGCGCGCGCCAAGCTAATACGTGCCTTCTGTCCACCAGATAGCGAGGCACCACGTTCGCCCACAATCGTCTTGTCGCCGTAGGGTAGTAGCTCGAAATCGCGTTCCAGTGCACACTTCTTTACCACTTGCTGATAGCGACGTCTATTCATTGGCTGGCCAAAGAGTATATTCTGGCGTACGGTGCCGGTAAAAAGCCAAGGTTCTTGCGAGGCGTAAGAGAAAGTGCCATTCACCTTTATGGTACCCGACTCCGGTCGTAATTCACCGAGTATGCTTTGTACTAAACTGTagggaaaatatattatttgcttGTAAATTTGTTACAAACTGGAACACACCTCGATTTTCCCGAACCCACTGGTCCGATAATTGCAATTAATGTGCCGGGTTGCACGCGCAAATTCACATCGTCCAATGTGTATTCCGCTGAGTTAGAATCCCATTTCGCCTTCACATGGCTCATTACAATGCCAGCCTCCGACAATGTTGCGTGCCCATTGGATGCGAATACCTTTTCCGCCTCTTTTCTATTCAATGATTTTTCGTCGTCTTTCACAA comes from the Bactrocera neohumeralis isolate Rockhampton chromosome 2, APGP_CSIRO_Bneo_wtdbg2-racon-allhic-juicebox.fasta_v2, whole genome shotgun sequence genome and includes:
- the LOC126767109 gene encoding probable multidrug resistance-associated protein lethal(2)03659, which encodes MQSVKTNDLPENPREHANVLSALSFWYTLPIFFKGRKKTLDTKDLYKALTVHKSETLGNDMSASWERELKGKETSKKEPSLLRATIRVFGCRYALLGLVLLILELGLRALQPLFLLGLIAYYSQGEENINTAYIYAAGIILCSALNVIIMHPYMLGTMHVGMKIRVAMCSMIYRKALRLSRTALGETTAGQVVNLISNDVGRLDLAMIFVHYLWIGPIETIFITYLMTIEIGVAATFGVAFMLAFIPLQGWLGKKTSVLRLRTALRTDERVRMMNEIISGIQVIKMYAWEIPFGKMVAYARRKEINAIRKVSYIRGILLSFIMFLTRVSVFLSLVGYVLLQQVLTPEKAFVITAYYNILRTTMTVFFPQGISQLAEALVSIKRIQKFMLYEETDIVDKSVDNPNYPGSNQSTVVKDDEKSLNRKEAEKVFASNGHATLSEAGIVMSHVKAKWDSNSAEYTLDDVNLRVQPGTLIAIIGPVGSGKSSLVQSILGELRPESGTIKVNGTFSYASQEPWLFTGTVRQNILFGQPMNRRRYQQVVKKCALERDFELLPYGDKTIVGERGASLSGGQKARISLARAVYRETSIYLLDDPLSAVDTHVGRHLFDQCMRGFLREHIVVLITHQLQFLQQADQIVIMEKGRVSAVGTYDSLRESGLDFANLLADPEKEEAVEEKSRSRSSSKVYSNRRNSEASLNSVADSYVEETPMQQQETQEEGKIGLELYQKYFRAGGGFLTFFIMLFFCMLSQLLASGGDWFLAYWVAKKGRDGKMYSANINETRIDDTFDSFNDTTTLPSTALPEQESTFMTLLRDVGVDMDAEMLDIYIFTGITVATVVITLARSFLFFNVAMKASTNLHNSMFRGITRAAMYFFNTNPAGRILNRFSKDMGQVDEILPSVMMDVIQIFLSLFGIVVVIAVVNPIFLLPTAILAIFFYYLRSFYLQTSRDVKRLEAITRSPIYSHMAASLSGLSTIRAYGAQRVLIYEFDNYQDLHSSAFYMFISTSRAFGYWLDCCCIIYIAIITLSFFLFPPANGGDVGLAITQAMGMTGMVQWGMRQSAELENTMTAVERVVEYDDIEPEGELESSADKKPPKTWPEEGKIVFDELSLRYFPDPKAEYVLKSLNFVIKPREKVGIVGRTGAGKSSLINALFRLSYNDGSIVIDSRDTKEMGLHDLRSKVSIIPQEPVLFSGTMRYNLDPFDEYTDAKLWEALEEVKLKNVVAELPSGLQSKISEGGANFSVGQRQLVCLARAILRENRVLVLDEATANVDPQTDALIQLTIRDKFKNCTVLTIAHRLNTVMDSDKVLVMDAGQVVEFGTPYELLTKSEAKIFHGMVQQTGKSTAENLTRVAQKAHELNLKSKME